In Bactrocera neohumeralis isolate Rockhampton chromosome 5, APGP_CSIRO_Bneo_wtdbg2-racon-allhic-juicebox.fasta_v2, whole genome shotgun sequence, the genomic window ATAGCTATATCCCTATTACCGTGTGAGCCACTTATCGGCTAAGCCACCAGTTAATTACTCAGAGATTTCTGTTAAAGTTTCTTAAGACCACATTGACAATTCTAACCGAAACTCTTGTGATCACGTTTTTACGCAAAGACGTTGTAGtttcacatacacatacatttcaAGATACCCTCTATATTAATTTCAACTttaagcaatttatttatttaatgcacgaatatacatacatatttataatcaaaTCAAAAAAGCCATTTTGACAACATTGATATGTGTGTATACTTATTTGTAAGTACCTTTGTAAGTTTATTGCTCAACTTACATCAGCTTTTCACACGAAATTGTCACTTCATGGTAGTTTTCGACTTTCAATGACACTCCTGTAATAAGAGGCTGAATTTTTAGCAACACGCTCTTTGTTTTCGCTTGTCACGTTCAGGTAATAGAGACCAAACTTTTCGCTGCAACGAAATGAAggtttatttttgattaaaggTGTCGCTGGCACGCAATCACGAAACATCAAGGAGGTCTCAAAAAACATCAAAGGGGACTCAAAAAATCCACTAACTTACGTATAGCCTCTATTCCACTCAAAGTTATCGATTAAACTCCAGTGGGTGTAGTGTGTTACTTGACACCCGTCGTTTATGGCATTCAGAACTGCTTGCAAATGAGACTGAAAATTATAAGAACACATGGATGTACATTTATGAATAAACGTGTATTATTATATCTAAGAATAataatttcgtaaaatttattatCACTTTAGAAAAATTGTTCTTGGATGACataaaaaaatgagtttacgcAATTACAATTCTCAACGCTATGTTTCCGGTTCATTAAAACTGAATGAGACTCTATGAAAcccctatatgtacatacgtatgtatgtatattccacattcacagatatacatacatacatatgtatgttatttcaGTATGAATGTGGGtcatttcgacaaaatttaccTTGAGGTAATCAATGCGATCTGTGTCGTCTAATTCGCCTTCATCGGACCAACCGTTTTCCGTAATGTATACTTCAATATTATTGTAGTTATCATGGATCcacctaaataaaaaaatatccggACCAATATATCTAAAGgacatttttggttttctttttaaaatccCCTACTCACTTCAAGATATCTTCTAATCCCTGGGGAACACAATAGAGCCAGTCAGATTTAGCACGCTTCCATCTCTTGTTCACCGAATATTTGAGGCGTGAATCATGTTCCCAAGAGGGAATTTCACCCCCTGGAGGTTCGGCCATATGGACAAAACGAGAGCTGTAATAATTAAGTCCTAGAAAGTCTCCTGAaccttttacaatttttgaccAGTATAAGTTGAGAGGTCGTAAACGAGACCATGCAAGTCCTTCTTTCATGCTGTTGCTTGTAATGTCTTCGATAACGGTATAAGGATAATTACCTGACTCTCCAAATATGGAGTGCGCCAACCAACCAagctatatttaataatatacaaGATACATAGACGTGATTTAAATAATATAGTATAATGATGTGACAATTTTCACCGAGAATTGCAATGCACGATCCACAATATCTTCTGAGCCAAAATCTGTGGTGTTAGTGTAATAGAAACGGTTGCTGATAGTGATGCCCACTTTACCTTTTTGATAATTTGAATACTTGGCTTTATAAAGGCGATAGGCGGAGGCATGCGCCTTTAAAGTGTTATCCATACATAGATAGTCGGCAACGCCAGGAGCGTGTATCATAGGTGGGAAGTCAGCATTGCCGTAGCCAGGTACACAATAATCGAATGGTTCATTgaatgtgatccatttttttacacGATCACCAAAGGTTTTGAACAGAAAATCTGCATAATAGCGGAAGTACTTAATAACGATGTCATTGGTGAAGCCGCCGAATTTTGTCAGCTCTTCTGGCATATCATAGTGAAACATTGTTACCATGGGCTCAATATTGTTTTCTAGTAACTTATCGATCATCATATTATAGTAATCAATGGCCTTTTGATTTTGCACTCGTGTATCTGCACGAGGAAGTACTCTGGGCCACGAAATTGAAAACCGATAAAAGTTAACCTGGAAGAATTGCTTAGATCGTACGTaatgtatacatgtacatgtatacattTTAACGCACCTTGAGTTCTTTTAATGCGGCCAAATCTTGAGCGAAACGATGATAAGACTCCGCAGCTTCATCACCGTTTGAATGATCAGCGATACGTTCCGGATGTAAGTGGGTATACGTGTCCCAAATGGAGGGCCCCTTACCATCTTCATTCCATGCACCTTCGACCTGGTAAGCTGCCGTTGATACGCCAAAGGAAAAGTCTTCcggaaatttcgaataatttcccTTATGCTCTAACTTGCATTCGTCCCCTTCGTGCAAGAATCTTGATTTAGTAATTGACGCAAAGGAAACGAAAAggctttttttcatataaagaaTACAAATTAGAGcgcaaaaaataatactaatattatTTCCATAGAAATTACCACAAAAGATGTACGTGTTGTTCTCTCATCTCAGCTTACATTATCACTGCAACTAGAAACCGGAGAAAATTGTGCAATTGCTTTGAACCACTGAACACATCATAAACTCAGCTTTTTCTTATCTTTCTCTAGCTTCGAAGGCTACTAATCGGGCGATAAGTTGCATGCTTGCATTTATAACAACACTTGGAAAGTGCACACGAAGTATTTCTTGGTACGATGGCAAAGCAGAGAGTCGATTCCTCTCTCTGTGTTTTAATATTCAAAGCGATCGTAGCTTTATGGCTTCGATCATATTGAACAATCAGTTCGCGTCCAGAGGCTGTATGGGCTTATAGAATGCttgacaaaaattattaaaaagatgACTGCAGTAGAGTGgtttcaagcaaaaaaaaaaaaaacattttctaagCTTAAAGTGGGGGACGGCTTTTGTGAATATGTTCTAATAAGCTATctcaaattttctttctttaaagAGATGGCAGACTCTGAGATGTACAGGGTTTgtgcggaaagtaataggactgagtcgatttaaaaaaatttattgaaccaatcgttacaattctttaaaaactttcaaaataggctcgcTTCTTCTGCGTCAATGCAGCGTTTTCCAAAGCATTGAAGGCGCCACGGAagacattctccggaatagtcttgagagccgaggtgcatggtGCTTAGATCTCCTCTGTCGTCTCAGAGGGGACTGCATTCTCATTGCAGAATGTTTGCCTTTCATCAGCCTTTTCAggcaagcaaacaaaaaaattcgagGGGGCGCATCTGGGCTCTAGAGCGGCTGCGGATGCGTAGCTGTGGTGTGAGCCAGGGCGTTGTCGGAATGTAActttcaatcggctgcgatgtcttgtcggacccgattgacccttcgtttgagtctcttgaggacttccatgtaaaactttgcgttgacggtttgtccatgAGGAGAAAATTCATGATGACGATGCTCTGAAGCAACTggccagccgctcgttcgttatcTAGGAGcgccctctaccgaattcaGTCGGTGTGCGCAGCTatgaagtacagtcgcggcggagaAAAATCAGTCTAaatttccggacaaactctgtacTATACACAATGTACTGTGGGACAATATAATCGTATCGTGTCACTCGTTATATTAGGGTGTTCAataagtaatttcgtttgatgaTAACATCTaatcttattgaatttttttcgcagccaacttcaAACTTAACCGCCTTACCGTTAACAAAGACTTGTTGGTATAACTTTCTGACTTAACTTTCTACTAGTTGCATATGTTAAATatgttatgtaatttttatggtggtgttatcaattttattgttcaccgttttatgttttcttacTCATTTGCTTCTTGTAAATGTTCTGCTGGCATTGCCGTGCTCATAAAAGACGCTAATTGAAAcaactttaaattatataataattctcTAATCAGCTGCAAAACATAAAGTTGGTACAGAAGATCGCACTAAAGCAGAGGTAGGTgacttataaatttttataaagtggGTCAGCCCCCCAAATAGGTTTATTCTACATTTCTCtcaaactactacagctatatCAGCTAAGCatgatatacttgtagtataaaATAAGTTAAACGCCATAGTAACTCCTCCACCTAAGAAGATTATttgcaaaactaaaaaagtcGGTTGTAATGGTTCAGCAAGTTTGCACGGGAATCAGTACAAAAACTGGCTGAAGATTCTGGAATaaaagctaaaatatttttacatatacttCTGAAAAGATTGTGCCTGctgctaaaaatttaaaaagtcggCTTAGCACTTCTCTAGCTCCGTACACACATGTACCTAGAAAAATAAGTGTCGACCTTCCGGATGAATTTGTGAAGAACGCAACgataaaaatgtgatttacaTACTTCAATGGCATTTTTAAACATAATGTAATTAATTCCAGGAATCGATGAAATCGTTTCACAATTCCCCATATTTTTCCCTCTTATGCCCAATAAAACTTTTACAGTGTTTATTTTTGGTTGCAAAAAATTCCGAATTTCGAATGATCACTTCGTATGCAGCATTTTCATGGAAGTATTTTCATGCCGTTGATTTTAGGAATTTGTGGCGGTACTGGGCCCTCCTTAAGTGTGTGGCGCTTGGAACCTAGTTAGTAGTAGCGAGCGTGTATTTAAGAATGTTGTGTGATTatcatatttgtgtaaatatacataaataggggaacatttaataaaaatatgagtatattttcctgaaaaattttaattacttcaatAAGCAAAATGTTCTACCAAAGTAACTAAATTGAGATATGCTAAGATatcaattaataaaacaaaaaaattaaataaaatttaagactCACGATTTTCAGGATTCGAACGTAAATGCACGTTTTCACGCGTGAGCTTAACTCCTACACGCTTACGACCCGAGCTACTTCAAAAATGTTAATGTGATCACTTTAGTTACTGTTTTATTGTTATCCTTTGATAATTGAGAATTGTTCACGaaacgtaaataaatattttgaagaatttatatattgtattaagTTCTTATTTTATTCCGCGGTTTCTACCAATAACCCTCCTTTGTAATTTAATAGATTATTGCtaaatacaaattatgaaatttttttacatcttaaaaattgaaaatataaatctgAATAGTCATGGGCATTGATAATTCATTTAGGAACATTTTTTGTGACTATCTATATCCTTTcctattaattatattaattatattaattcgATGTTCACTTATGTGAAAACTAAATTATTAGTACTCTAAAAGATTTGAATGAACATTGGGCTAGTCGGACGTTTAAAGTATATCAGGATAAAAATGCCCACGCAAGAATATTGCCAATGATAATAGGTTAACCTAGAAATAAATCACAAAAGCTGGTTGGCAATAAACATCGCCTGAGAAGATGTGGCGTTATGTTGTCGATTTGCAAAAAATTCTTGTGAAATAGTAAGTAGAAAtcttcatatataatatatgtattaaactATTAGTTAtattaaatgtttataattaatatagattAAAGATTTCAGTTCCAAAATATTAACGGAActgttggaattttttttaaggtggCAATGTTTAAATGTCATCGCCAATCAGCTGTAAACCAAAACAATACAGATTGCAATCTACGTTCTCTGAACCATTGTACAAACAAAAATGAGTAATTTGAATAatcacaaattaataaataaacgtaTTTTAGAATTCTATGTAAGCCATAACAAGTTTGAACTTGAAGAAATTCGAAAGTACGTACACGATAATTGGTCGTTGAATTTTGAAGCATTCTATGGATTGTATAAAGATATATTAAATCCAGTTCTGGCAGGTACTTTTAcaattgaataatttaaatcctgtaaatttctgaaatatttaatataggAAAAATTATTACAGATTATAATTACCAGAAGTCCTTGAActcttttcgaaaattattgcCTATATTTGAAGGCATAAATTTCTTGTACTGCAACGCTCAAaaggatttaaaaaagtttaattttgaatgGCTTGGAGTCAATTCCAAATATTTGCTGAAAACTTTAGAGTCAACTGAATTTGCAGAAACGTTTACCGTAGAAAAAACTCTACTATTAACTTCAGTTCTGGAAAATGCGTTGGCAAATTTGTTCTTTGTAACTAGTGATAATTGTACACCACCGCATTTGTTGCGTGACTTATTACGCACAAAGGAGCTCCACAATATATTCGGGTTAGAAACAGTGAgtttattaatttcataaatatttaccaCATAATAACCTACACATTTCAGATGTccttattgaaaataataatgggTACACCCAATGCAATCAATTTACGGAACATTGTTTGGCATGGCTTTCCAAAACCTGAAGAAATACCAAATTATTATGTCACAATACTAATCATTATTATACATAGCTTGGGCTCGGAgcttaaaagtaaacaaattgttcagtTGATGGAGCGTCCAAAAGCTTCagactttaaaatattatgtgAGAAAGTTTTAAACCAACTTTTATTACCTTCAGAATTCGTAAATGAGAGTAAATGCtttgaacaaattaaaaatcatgTGTGGCTACACAAAGCTTTTAAGCAGTACTGGTATCGGCTATTCCAATATTATGAAAGAAAACAGTTTTGGAATTTCGTAATACTGATCATACCGCAAATCGAATTATTACTCCGATTCATATATGCACaagcaaataattttgatgTTTCTGCCAAGTTGGATGAGTACTATATTACAATGGATTCAATATTTGAGTGTAACGTTACCACTGAGGAGGCAAATAGTAAAAACAAGCTAATAAATGGGAATGTTCTAAGTGAGGACCTGCTTAGCCTTACAtatgatttatttattgcacCAAATGGACCACGCGTGAGAGATAAAATTTGTCATGGTGAAATTGATATTGCTCTATTAGATTATCCGGAATTATGTGATATCTTGTTCTATCTTTCTATGGGCTTATTAAATTTTGAGCAGCcgtttcaaaaatatgaaagtgTTTTCCATTTAAATTGCGTTACAAAAAACACATTGAGTCGAGCTGCAAAAGATTTTGAAAAGCTGACagaaaaatacttaaaagaagaaaatatagaCTCCTTAAAATTACTTATCGAGCATGCAGTGGCCtgtgatataaaaatatttaatcgtCCAAAAAAGGAAtctgaaataatttatttagtgtTAAGAAATGCGAAATTTGTCCAAACCTCTTGTGCAAACTATTCATTTTCTATTGATACTAAATTTAAGCTGCTGGAACAGCGCGAATTACATTCTAAAAGGCGTCGTACTTTGGAGCGCATGCTGGAAGCTCTGCCGAATATTTGTAATGCTTTACGTGATATTTTGACTTGCCTCTTGTGCATATTTGTAAAGCTGCAAACTGACGAttccatttttcaaaatgaagaaGTTTCTAAAACTCTACTAAGGTAATGCCACATAGTTAACAAATAGATAGATAGAAACATATTTAATGTTCTCCGTAGCATCAttctttatttagtttaaattttaattaatataagtaaaccAATTGcccttaattttgttaaatttttatttatgaggattttttaagcaaattctttattacaaaaacttcGTGAAATGCATATTAAAATATGCCACGGATAATTCATATTTAGAGCCTTCCGCGCTTATtacatatttcaaaactttaaccaGGATACTTTTTTGAGAGCATTTGAGGGATAATgagaatatcaaaaattattaaatttttccagaAGCGAACTTTTCCATTTTAGCcaatatataaagatattaaaccATCTGAAGCCCACgaatatacataagtagtttcaaGGGACAGGCAGATATGTCTATATTTATCTAATCTGTACATCTGTATTTCtgaaatattgatttaatttCAGGTTTTTAAAGCACACATTAAAATTGACCGaaaatttcactaaatattCCAATCAGAGCAGCAATGAATGGATTAAAGCTGTTCAATTGTGTAAAAAGTTTACTGATGTAAAACTACTATATTATCAGACAGAATACTTCTAATAATGGATCTTCTTCAGGCGTAAGTATGTCGTTTGGTTAAATGAATTTGTAGCAAATATCTGTGtggttcaatatttatttattttttaatgctgaATAATGTGTATATGTCTACATCATTATGTGAGTGCTTTTAAATAGATATAAGTCCTAGAAATTAGCATAccatcacctaaaatgcaaaataacgtaacctCACTTTTCATTTAAGTTTAGGTGATGGAAAAAACAATAtacgataataaaataataattttgaaacaaaattttaattttggttgtAACTTGGTTATATTTGATAGCAGAAGCTTAAAcctttgtatacatacatacatacatatgtatgtatgtaaaatgatgtagtgaatcgcaaccaataaaaaattcaatttaataccttgttttgcattttatgtgacaatatatttaatacatatatgtatgcagataTGTACATCTTTATGTGAGTTAGTGTGTGTTAATTCACTTGATTTTATTGAAGACTTGCCTTGGCCATAACTTATGACTAATGAATGAAATGTTAGTACTGATGGCATAAGTTTCCCACCATTAAATAGATGTCACGCATGCCGGTGCAAAATATGGGCAAAACATTCGTACCTCTGGTCATGTGCATGCCGACATACTTATACTtacaatgtatgtatggaaATAGGTATGTTGTATTCATGTTAAACAAATCAGTGACAATATGGTAGGCACATTAGGAACAGTgaataaaatgtatacaaatgtttgtattaCGAGAATACATTGATGCACCTCCAACCCTATGGTGCGTTAAACTAGCCATTCTACCACAAGAATTACCAATTCGAAGTTATCTGATATATTCGAAAGGTTCGGAGCAATTAAATAAGgctccaaattttatttttactgaaaagtaccaaaattccattaaatgaaatgtgttttcttttgttttgctttgtatTTGAATAAACGCAAAACAATCTTGCTACTTCCCACTTTCGTCATAATCTCAACCAATTTTCTGACACAATACTCGTGCTTCCACATTTGCTATTGGGTACACATATTCCAAAGCATGTATAAACCTAGACCGAGCTTGTGGCTTTTTATTGATGCGTATACACTTAGGAGCTcatacgtgtatgtatgtatgtatgtatgtatgtatgtatgtacatatgaagtTTTTACCGCGCTTCAGTGATTTCGAATAGAAAGAGCGGATCTGTTTTACTGAAATGTCGCATGCttgttaaattgttgttgttgtggttccGGGAGTGCAACCTACATTTGTGGCGTAGCTAGCGGGTTCGTTGCCTGGTTAGATCGTTGCTGTTTTTAgcattattatatgtatttttgtaatttttgttttaactgttgtttttgttactgttgGTAATGTGTGACGGTGTGTGTGGATTTGGATGCGGGAGTTCAGTTTTTCTGATCGTTCAACGATAAGcgacacatttatttttttcttattgccAGAATGCATAATTGccattacaaatatacatatgtacgttggtGCCACAAACGTTTTTTGGGGATGCCTTCTATTGAAACTCAGTTGAACAGTGCAGTTGCTTTTCAGAACCTGAATCGAGTGGTATATCACGCTGTTCAAAGTGATCTTACAGTTAGGACTTGCCAATCATTTTTATAACTTAAAGAGTGCCAGTTTTTAAAATCTAAGCGAACGTAATAAAGGTCAAcagcataaatattttcaacttcctcgaacgcattttttttgttcaaattacaggaagataaaataatatagtTCGAAATGCGCTGTCCTCGAAATGAGCTATGGGTGCTTGTTTACCCTTTATTTGCGAGTTGCTGTATTCTTCTGGTATGTGCTATGCAAATACCTCAAGATGTTGAAATACTTGAAGGGTTCGAGTTCGACGATACCCCGGAATATTACTCTACTGATTCAAACTACTACGAGGCCAGAAGTTTGCTATCAGGTTTTCACAAATCTATCCGCAATAAACGCTCAACATTAGAATATGATAATGCTAAGGGATTACCTCAAGCAAGTGTATCGCCCCCGAATGGTCTATCAGAATTTACCCAAAACATCGGTACCCAGCAAATAAAAGTGCATGGAAAAGAGGAGAGGGGTGGGGAGGATAAATTGGAGTCTGACATGCCACGGGCAGAGAAACAAATAATGGATCCCGACTATGACTACTACTCCCAACGGCACATATCCACCTGGAATGACGCATATGGATCGTCAGCGCTCAGTAGTGCATCGCGACCACCAACCGACAGAGAAGATGTCACGGCCGATGCCAGTAACAGTTATGCAACCCGAGGACGTCAAGCTCgtgtaaattttattacacaACCCAAAAAGGATCTTAATGATGGTGCTAAAGAGCTGACAGACCCAATTGTGCCCAAACTTCCAGTTGCAAAGCCTCATTACGATATGAAGTATCCAATTACTTCTCCGACCTATAATTATGAAATGTATCCATCACGTTCATATGCGCCATATTTACGTCGCTACGATCGGTAAGATACCATCTACGATTTGTTTatgtaataaaatcaattattttaatatttgtctgATATTTCTCAAGCTTCGACGAACAGTATTCTCGTTACGATCCTTACAACTATGAAGACCATTATTTACACCGTCGGCATTACGATCCCTATGATAGCTATAGCCCCAGGATACCACAATACCCTGAACTATACTATAATTATCCGGATCGGCGTTATGACATTCCTGAGCCTAGAGAATATGTTCCTGTGTACAATAATGAAATCTACGATAAGACTCTCTATCCCGCAGCCAACTATCCCTCCAGTAATAGCTACGCATCCACAAAGTATCCGGAGTATCCGCGAAACCAACGGCGCATAGTATATTACGCGCATTTGCCAGAAATTGTGCGCACACCTTACGACTATTCTAACCGATACGACCGCTACGATGATCTCATGAAGGCGAACAAAGCTATCACAGGAGCATACAAATACGAAAAACCGTTGTCCGGGAACACAGGTGCTGCTACTCCAAATGCGGATTCCTACGATTACATGAAGCGCGATAAGAAGGATCGACCAACATCAAAACCCGTCAAATCGAACACCAGCGGTCGACAGTAGGTGAAGAAGTCGCTTAAAACTTCAGAAGCGAGAGCCCTTTGGACCTTTTCCAAAGCAATATCAAATGTACTCAAATCTTCGTTAGCACttaattttgactttaaatGTAGCCCATAAAACGATTCTTGATTacctaaatatgtacattcgaccttaaatttttttacctaAACACATATACTTGGTTTGCCCGACGAATGTacgtattaaatataaatatttggaaatcaGCGTTTAgtgtttaaaaatcattttcgaTTAGCGTTTATTACACTTTAGTaactaaaagaaaacaaaaattattattttggaaGTCAATTTCAGGTTGTTTGACTGCCCTAAGGATACGCGACAGTGACTGGACAATTTAATTACACTCCTCGCTAGATTGTAAGAGTGTTGGAGGGTCTGGGAGTGGCCGAGATACTGCGTGTCACTCTCCAGTGATTCGCAGTGCTGGGGCTTGGCAGCTGAATGAGGGGAACACAAAGCAAAGAATCACATTAACAAATATTCCGGTCAATTTGAACGCAGCCTGCCACCGCCTTTCAGCAACACCGGCGACAACAGAAACGGTCCAATGCTTCAGCTTCTTCTTCATGCTGCTGGTGGATGGCACAATACCCGACCACATATTTGCATTCCCTTTTCAGCTAGGCGCTACTACAAAAGCAACGATTGGCAGCGTCACTTCCTACTGCCCACCGGAAATATGTTTAATCTTGCGTTAATAAAACGATGACGCTTTGACCAGAATTCGTTTTTATTGTTAACTCATtaatgtgcgtgtgtgcgtgtgtgcgtgtttatTTTTATGCGGCAGCATACACGTGCATGGCTACTGCCCAtggaatttcgaaataaaaatactcATTTTAAGTTGCGGCTTGCAGCCCCACTGGGTAGGTCTAGGGGCACGGCGAGAGTTGtcgaaaaccattttaaattcatttaacaCGAATCACTTACACATACACTGAAGAGcacgtaaatatgtacatatatggcatatgtatgtaggtatgtatagaTAGACGAAAGCGCTCTTGCTAATGTTGCCGCTGGGCTGTGCAAACGCGCCAACAAACCATTCTAACCGTCGAGCATGCAgctataaacatatttacgtggcttcatatgcatacatacatacgcccTACAGACGGCGCAGAAGTTagctttgttttgtttgtcaAGTTGTGCGCGGGGTTGACGCTGGCTTTAGCCAATACCGGCTGTGGTTAGAAGTTTATTCGGACTGCAGCAGTGCGAGCGCTGACAGTTGACTTTGTTGGCTCGCCTTTGGTGAGTTGGCATTGAAAGAATTTGTGgaattcttaattaaatttgcatGCACGCAACAGTTTCCAGCATCTGCAGGACTCAAACAGCTAATCAACACACtgctatataaatatacatacatatgtacatatgtatataactttgGCTAATTTCTGATTTCGCTAAACTTAAAACTTTTGTTTGCGACTTTCTTGGCGCGTACTTTTGCAAGTGAAAGAACTTTGGTTGTTTAA contains:
- the LOC126759213 gene encoding myrosinase 1-like, with the translated sequence MREQHVHLLCLFVSFASITKSRFLHEGDECKLEHKGNYSKFPEDFSFGVSTAAYQVEGAWNEDGKGPSIWDTYTHLHPERIADHSNGDEAAESYHRFAQDLAALKELKVNFYRFSISWPRVLPRADTRVQNQKAIDYYNMMIDKLLENNIEPMVTMFHYDMPEELTKFGGFTNDIVIKYFRYYADFLFKTFGDRVKKWITFNEPFDYCVPGYGNADFPPMIHAPGVADYLCMDNTLKAHASAYRLYKAKYSNYQKGKVGITISNRFYYTNTTDFGSEDIVDRALQFSLGWLAHSIFGESGNYPYTVIEDITSNSMKEGLAWSRLRPLNLYWSKIVKGSGDFLGLNYYSSRFVHMAEPPGGEIPSWEHDSRLKYSVNKRWKRAKSDWLYCVPQGLEDILKWIHDNYNNIEVYITENGWSDEGELDDTDRIDYLKSHLQAVLNAINDGCQVTHYTHWSLIDNFEWNRGYTEKFGLYYLNVTSENKERVAKNSASYYRSVIESRKLP
- the LOC126757981 gene encoding endoplasmic reticulum membrane-associated RNA degradation protein-like isoform X1, whose protein sequence is MSNLNNHKLINKRILEFYVSHNKFELEEIRKYVHDNWSLNFEAFYGLYKDILNPVLAGKIITDYNYQKSLNSFRKLLPIFEGINFLYCNAQKDLKKFNFEWLGVNSKYLLKTLESTEFAETFTVEKTLLLTSVLENALANLFFVTSDNCTPPHLLRDLLRTKELHNIFGLETMSLLKIIMGTPNAINLRNIVWHGFPKPEEIPNYYVTILIIIIHSLGSELKSKQIVQLMERPKASDFKILCEKVLNQLLLPSEFVNESKCFEQIKNHVWLHKAFKQYWYRLFQYYERKQFWNFVILIIPQIELLLRFIYAQANNFDVSAKLDEYYITMDSIFECNVTTEEANSKNKLINGNVLSEDLLSLTYDLFIAPNGPRVRDKICHGEIDIALLDYPELCDILFYLSMGLLNFEQPFQKYESVFHLNCVTKNTLSRAAKDFEKLTEKYLKEENIDSLKLLIEHAVACDIKIFNRPKKESEIIYLVLRNAKFVQTSCANYSFSIDTKFKLLEQRELHSKRRRTLERMLEALPNICNALRDILTCLLCIFVKLQTDDSIFQNEEVSKTLLRFLKHTLKLTENFTKYSNQSSNEWIKAVQLCKKFTDVKLLYYQTEYF
- the LOC126757981 gene encoding endoplasmic reticulum membrane-associated RNA degradation protein-like isoform X2, whose amino-acid sequence is MSNLNNHKLINKRILEFYVSHNKFELEEIRKYVHDNWSLNFEAFYGLYKDILNPVLADYNYQKSLNSFRKLLPIFEGINFLYCNAQKDLKKFNFEWLGVNSKYLLKTLESTEFAETFTVEKTLLLTSVLENALANLFFVTSDNCTPPHLLRDLLRTKELHNIFGLETMSLLKIIMGTPNAINLRNIVWHGFPKPEEIPNYYVTILIIIIHSLGSELKSKQIVQLMERPKASDFKILCEKVLNQLLLPSEFVNESKCFEQIKNHVWLHKAFKQYWYRLFQYYERKQFWNFVILIIPQIELLLRFIYAQANNFDVSAKLDEYYITMDSIFECNVTTEEANSKNKLINGNVLSEDLLSLTYDLFIAPNGPRVRDKICHGEIDIALLDYPELCDILFYLSMGLLNFEQPFQKYESVFHLNCVTKNTLSRAAKDFEKLTEKYLKEENIDSLKLLIEHAVACDIKIFNRPKKESEIIYLVLRNAKFVQTSCANYSFSIDTKFKLLEQRELHSKRRRTLERMLEALPNICNALRDILTCLLCIFVKLQTDDSIFQNEEVSKTLLRFLKHTLKLTENFTKYSNQSSNEWIKAVQLCKKFTDVKLLYYQTEYF
- the LOC126757984 gene encoding uncharacterized protein LOC126757984 codes for the protein MRCPRNELWVLVYPLFASCCILLVCAMQIPQDVEILEGFEFDDTPEYYSTDSNYYEARSLLSGFHKSIRNKRSTLEYDNAKGLPQASVSPPNGLSEFTQNIGTQQIKVHGKEERGGEDKLESDMPRAEKQIMDPDYDYYSQRHISTWNDAYGSSALSSASRPPTDREDVTADASNSYATRGRQARVNFITQPKKDLNDGAKELTDPIVPKLPVAKPHYDMKYPITSPTYNYEMYPSRSYAPYLRRYDRFDEQYSRYDPYNYEDHYLHRRHYDPYDSYSPRIPQYPELYYNYPDRRYDIPEPREYVPVYNNEIYDKTLYPAANYPSSNSYASTKYPEYPRNQRRIVYYAHLPEIVRTPYDYSNRYDRYDDLMKANKAITGAYKYEKPLSGNTGAATPNADSYDYMKRDKKDRPTSKPVKSNTSGRQ